A genome region from Leptolyngbya sp. CCY15150 includes the following:
- a CDS encoding iron ABC transporter permease, with amino-acid sequence MLSSVRQPAIARRSLSMLMVGLVLGTLALVGCLFASVALGAADITPLEVWQSLVNFDETSTNHLIIRTVRLPRSLVALLVGAAMAIAGATMQGLTCNPLASPSILGVSAGAAFAVVVSTSLWGVNDPMTQASLAMIGGASTAVLVYLFASFAPGGITPLNLTLSGTVFATLISTLTTSLLLLNQQTLEQVRFWLAGSVAGGSMEVLQHVFPILLLGMALSLVLARNLTVLSLGEPIAQGLGQNTAWVKGLGTLTVVLLVGSSVAMAGPIGFIGLVVPHLVRFFAGIDYRWVLPYSALMGGILLIIADILARLVIRPQEVPVGLIMPLLGAPFFIYLIRTKLKR; translated from the coding sequence ATGCTATCGTCTGTCCGTCAGCCAGCGATCGCCCGCCGGTCGTTGTCTATGCTTATGGTGGGTCTGGTACTTGGAACTCTAGCCTTGGTGGGGTGTCTATTTGCCAGTGTTGCCCTCGGCGCTGCTGATATCACGCCCTTGGAGGTGTGGCAGTCGCTCGTCAACTTTGATGAAACCTCCACCAACCATCTGATTATCCGTACGGTGCGCCTACCGCGATCGCTGGTGGCTCTGCTGGTCGGTGCGGCCATGGCGATCGCTGGAGCCACTATGCAAGGGTTAACCTGCAACCCCCTAGCCTCGCCTAGCATTCTCGGCGTTAGTGCCGGGGCAGCCTTTGCCGTTGTGGTATCCACATCCCTCTGGGGAGTCAACGACCCCATGACCCAAGCCAGTCTGGCGATGATCGGTGGGGCCAGCACTGCTGTGCTTGTTTATCTATTTGCATCTTTTGCCCCCGGCGGCATCACCCCATTGAACCTGACCCTATCTGGAACCGTATTTGCCACCCTGATCAGCACGTTGACGACTAGCCTGCTGTTGCTCAACCAGCAAACCCTAGAACAAGTTCGGTTTTGGCTGGCTGGCTCTGTCGCTGGGGGGAGTATGGAGGTGCTCCAGCATGTTTTCCCTATCTTACTGCTGGGAATGGCATTATCTCTAGTGCTGGCTCGGAATCTGACGGTATTGAGTTTGGGAGAGCCAATTGCTCAGGGATTGGGTCAAAATACGGCGTGGGTTAAAGGACTAGGTACGCTAACTGTAGTATTACTGGTGGGTAGTAGTGTGGCTATGGCTGGCCCAATTGGATTTATTGGCTTAGTCGTTCCCCATCTGGTGCGTTTTTTTGCAGGCATCGACTATCGCTGGGTGTTGCCCTATTCTGCTCTTATGGGGGGTATCTTGTTGATCATAGCAGATATTCTAGCCCGTCTTGTGATTCGCCCCCAGGAGGTTCCCGTCGGCTTGATCATGCCGTTGCTGGGGGCTCCCTTCTTTATCTATCTAATTCGCACAAAGCTAAAACGATGA
- a CDS encoding biopolymer transporter ExbD: protein MNVPDDMDTTADINIVPMIDVIFAILTFFIMSTLFMTRSEGLPVNLPNAETAETQRTEAIVVTIDPSGELSLNRNSVALPDLADQVSQLKGDRDSALVTINADTEVSHGIVVSVMDELRTVEGAQLGIATQRSQSQAVQ from the coding sequence ATGAATGTGCCAGATGATATGGATACGACTGCGGATATTAATATCGTGCCGATGATTGATGTCATTTTTGCTATTTTGACCTTTTTCATTATGTCTACCCTGTTCATGACCCGCTCAGAGGGTTTGCCGGTCAATCTACCCAATGCTGAAACCGCCGAAACTCAGCGCACTGAGGCCATTGTCGTCACCATTGATCCATCAGGGGAGCTAAGCCTCAATCGTAACTCGGTGGCCCTACCGGATCTGGCTGATCAAGTTAGTCAACTGAAGGGCGATCGCGATAGTGCGCTAGTCACGATTAACGCTGATACAGAGGTATCCCACGGCATCGTCGTATCTGTCATGGATGAGTTACGCACCGTAGAAGGGGCCCAGCTTGGAATTGCCACTCAGCGCTCTCAGTCTCAGGCGGTGCAGTAA
- a CDS encoding MotA/TolQ/ExbB proton channel family protein, translating to MQNLIDTLVAGGIVMVPLLGFSLLSIGLIIERLVFWSRVNRRQRRVVQETLSLFQHDPAAVVDTLKRHADLPIARIFLEAFEVSYNLSPVGFRLALESATQAEIPLLRRFNTAFDIVISAAPLLGLLGTILGLIRSFSSLQLGDLGASNAAAVTGGISEALVSTAAGMAIAIFTLIFANLFRGFYRRQLALIQEHGGQLELLYLCRYEQAHGYQHQMVGSERS from the coding sequence ATGCAAAATTTGATCGATACTCTAGTGGCTGGCGGCATTGTCATGGTGCCGCTGCTTGGTTTTTCGCTGCTTTCCATTGGGTTAATTATTGAGCGGTTGGTATTTTGGTCACGCGTTAACCGTCGTCAGCGTCGGGTTGTGCAAGAGACGCTGTCCCTTTTTCAGCATGATCCAGCGGCGGTGGTGGATACATTAAAGCGTCATGCCGATCTGCCCATTGCCCGCATTTTTCTCGAAGCCTTTGAGGTTTCATACAATCTATCGCCGGTGGGATTTCGCCTGGCGTTGGAGAGCGCAACCCAAGCTGAGATCCCATTGCTGCGACGCTTTAATACTGCCTTTGATATTGTCATCAGTGCTGCCCCATTATTGGGATTGTTAGGTACAATTTTGGGACTGATTCGTTCCTTCTCGTCGCTACAGTTGGGAGATCTGGGAGCCAGCAATGCGGCGGCTGTCACCGGGGGCATCAGTGAGGCTTTGGTGTCTACGGCGGCGGGGATGGCGATCGCTATTTTTACGCTGATCTTTGCCAATTTATTTCGAGGCTTTTATCGACGTCAGCTTGCCTTAATTCAAGAACATGGTGGACAACTGGAGCTCCTCTATCTTTGTCGCTATGAGCAAGCCCATGGGTATCAACATCAGATGGTTGGGAGTGAACGATCATGA
- a CDS encoding TonB family protein — MSLSQTAFQHRDRQSQLSNPILLWGVVGSMVAHGGLLPMFLWLGQQSPLPEPARIEIIVTEPPPLAEEEPEPAQLSDRPLEEAPVDEPSPQDPGVEAAPTASLLAPDATPEPVDSPPETVDDQVNEPVEEEPVEEDIVADQPDSPDEESPDSEAPDEVGEVDEPEPSASATEADSEPAEPRASTPRTHASRRSTQALGDRLQGRTPSNSRSQGSDRPGPPADTQAAQPGQTGSDNAGEDSADEDAGGDSRTVACQHCPSPRYPQSALDANVEGSVGIMVDISPSGAVSHASVVSSSGSSALDQAALSTVRGEWLFQPISGGANGVMVSVVMTISGSDLNRRAQEQGNRESVDLPSEPEPEESTAEVESEERQDQDDSAESTTEPLPESPPPSESPSEDSLPPEAPAVEPPEAISPPEEAPAEPPPADPVPDPPAAVEPPPPPEPAAPAPPVEVNPPSEIENEEETGL, encoded by the coding sequence ATGAGTTTATCGCAGACCGCTTTCCAGCATCGCGATCGCCAATCTCAACTCTCCAATCCCATCCTGCTTTGGGGGGTCGTAGGTTCCATGGTTGCCCATGGTGGGCTGCTGCCTATGTTCCTGTGGCTAGGACAACAGAGTCCTCTGCCAGAGCCAGCTCGCATTGAGATTATTGTTACGGAACCCCCGCCCTTAGCCGAAGAAGAACCCGAGCCTGCCCAGTTGAGCGATCGCCCCCTAGAGGAAGCGCCTGTGGACGAGCCATCTCCCCAGGATCCTGGAGTGGAAGCTGCACCCACAGCCTCTCTGCTAGCCCCCGATGCTACGCCTGAACCCGTGGATAGTCCTCCAGAGACGGTGGATGACCAGGTTAACGAGCCTGTGGAAGAGGAGCCCGTGGAGGAGGACATAGTGGCAGACCAGCCAGATTCCCCAGACGAGGAAAGTCCCGATTCAGAAGCGCCCGATGAGGTGGGCGAGGTTGACGAACCCGAGCCGTCTGCCTCGGCTACAGAAGCTGATTCTGAGCCGGCCGAACCCCGAGCCAGCACGCCTAGGACTCATGCGTCGCGTCGCTCTACCCAAGCTCTGGGCGATCGCCTCCAAGGCCGTACTCCATCCAATTCCCGTTCCCAGGGCAGCGATCGCCCTGGGCCGCCCGCCGACACCCAAGCTGCCCAACCTGGACAGACGGGTTCCGACAATGCCGGAGAAGATTCTGCGGACGAAGATGCTGGCGGCGACTCCCGAACCGTTGCCTGTCAGCATTGCCCTTCCCCTAGGTATCCGCAATCTGCCCTCGATGCCAATGTTGAAGGCAGCGTTGGCATTATGGTTGACATCAGCCCCAGCGGCGCGGTGTCCCATGCCAGCGTCGTCAGCTCCAGCGGCTCCTCAGCCCTCGACCAAGCTGCGCTATCCACCGTGAGAGGAGAATGGCTTTTCCAGCCTATTTCCGGCGGTGCCAATGGAGTCATGGTGAGTGTGGTTATGACTATTTCTGGCTCAGACCTCAACCGTCGGGCCCAAGAGCAGGGTAATCGAGAGTCCGTCGATCTGCCGTCTGAGCCGGAGCCAGAGGAAAGCACAGCAGAGGTAGAGTCCGAGGAGCGCCAGGATCAGGACGATAGTGCAGAATCGACGACCGAACCACTGCCGGAATCACCCCCTCCCTCCGAGTCGCCTTCCGAGGATAGCCTGCCGCCTGAAGCTCCAGCCGTCGAGCCGCCCGAGGCGATAAGTCCGCCTGAGGAAGCACCCGCCGAGCCGCCCCCGGCCGATCCTGTGCCAGATCCCCCCGCTGCCGTTGAGCCGCCCCCGCCGCCTGAACCGGCTGCGCCAGCCCCACCTGTTGAGGTTAATCCACCTTCTGAGATCGAGAACGAGGAGGAGACTGGGCTGTAG
- a CDS encoding Uma2 family endonuclease, which produces MVASSQLPVDPDEYLRLEAESPIKHEYVNGEVYAMAGATDAHVTIAGNLFAMLRSHVRGTGCRVYIADMKLRVELRNCFYYPDVVVTCDERDAETSTYKRFPKLIVEVLSASTEAFDRGNKFFDYQTLDTLDEYVLINTQHQRVECFRRNSEGLWVLQSYHPTDKTFELQSLAFQDNLDALYEDVTLEPTPST; this is translated from the coding sequence ATGGTTGCTTCGTCTCAACTCCCCGTTGACCCCGATGAATATCTGCGGCTTGAAGCCGAAAGCCCCATCAAGCATGAGTACGTCAACGGTGAAGTCTATGCGATGGCAGGGGCGACGGATGCCCACGTGACGATCGCTGGCAACCTGTTTGCCATGCTCCGCAGCCATGTGCGGGGAACAGGATGCCGCGTTTACATTGCCGATATGAAACTACGGGTGGAGTTGCGCAACTGTTTTTATTATCCCGATGTGGTGGTGACGTGTGATGAACGGGATGCGGAGACTTCGACGTACAAGCGATTCCCGAAGCTGATTGTAGAGGTGCTGTCGGCTTCGACAGAAGCGTTCGATCGCGGCAATAAGTTTTTTGATTACCAAACCCTCGATACGCTGGACGAATATGTGCTGATTAATACCCAGCATCAACGGGTGGAATGTTTTCGGCGTAACTCGGAGGGACTGTGGGTGCTGCAATCCTATCATCCAACGGATAAAACCTTTGAGTTACAGAGCCTTGCGTTTCAGGATAATCTAGATGCACTCTATGAAGATGTGACGTTGGAGCCAACTCCATCGACTTGA